A region of the Gemmatimonadales bacterium genome:
GCGAGCGCCCTGATCGCCGGTCCGCTGCCGGGGCTCACCGCGGACGATGTCGTCAGGACATTCAAGGCGCTGCTGAGTTCCGGTCTCGACATCAACGAGATGAACGCGATTCGCAAGCGCGTGACCGCGTGGAGCGCAGGGCGGCTTGCGGCGGCGCTCACCGGCCGCGACCTGCACGTCTGGGTGATTTCCGACGTGCCAGGTGACGATCTCGGCAGCATCGCCTCCGGCCCGTGCACCGGCGACGCGTGGACGCGAGACGACGTCGCCCGGCTCGTTGACGAGCATGATCTGGCGGATGCACTGACACCGGCCGTTCGCAGTGCCCTGACCCGCGAAACGCTCAAGCCTGGTGCCTCCGAACTCGCGGGCGTCGAGCCGGTGATCGTTGCCAGCAATCGGACGGCGGTCGATGCCGCGGCCGACGCAGCGCGCGAACTTGGATGGCAGGCACAGGTGATGACTCCTGGACTGCGTGGCGACGCGTCCAGGATGGGGCGTGAAGTTGGGATGGCCCTCGACGCCCGCGCCGACGCGCAATCGGTCTTCATCTGGGGCGGCGAAACGACGGTCACCATCGGAGCGGCGGCGGGGACCGGCGGGCGGGCGCAGGAACTGGCGCTGGCGGCGGCGAGCGAACTGGCGCAACGCGACCGCGCCGCAATTGTGCTCTCGGCCGGCACCGACGGGCGCGATGGGCCGACTGACGCCGCAGGTGCGATCGTCGATGGGAAGACGTGGGGGAGGATCGAGGCCGCAGGTCGCGACCCGGGCAAGGATCTCGCACAACATGACGCATACCCGGCGCTCGATGCGGTGGGGGCGCTCATGCGCACCGGACCGACCGGCACCAACGTCACCGATCTGGTGCTGGGAACTACGCCATAGCGGCCGTGAGCGCCTTCATTGCCATGCCATGCGCCACCGCGACCTCCGGCGAGCGCTGCACGAACTCGTAGTA
Encoded here:
- a CDS encoding DUF4147 domain-containing protein translates to MLRADNSASTPEQRLRRCYDEAIRAVQPERALGRALPSLAAPTSSCWIISVGKASTGMANGIATWLAASGQAPAGGIIVGAEDHPPPHRALRVMTGDHPIPGERSAAAAAAIGKTIDQIPRGASVHVAISGGASALIAGPLPGLTADDVVRTFKALLSSGLDINEMNAIRKRVTAWSAGRLAAALTGRDLHVWVISDVPGDDLGSIASGPCTGDAWTRDDVARLVDEHDLADALTPAVRSALTRETLKPGASELAGVEPVIVASNRTAVDAAADAARELGWQAQVMTPGLRGDASRMGREVGMALDARADAQSVFIWGGETTVTIGAAAGTGGRAQELALAAASELAQRDRAAIVLSAGTDGRDGPTDAAGAIVDGKTWGRIEAAGRDPGKDLAQHDAYPALDAVGALMRTGPTGTNVTDLVLGTTP